The following proteins are encoded in a genomic region of Sorangiineae bacterium MSr12523:
- a CDS encoding class I SAM-dependent methyltransferase, with amino-acid sequence MNDAHEWIQRWDSQQERYIERREERFTVIGDVLEEVCPPDAKILDLCCGPGSLGSRLAARFPRAHVTGVDFDPVLLGLAREVHAADPRRAWIETDLRRAAWYKEGQLSPGFDAVVSTTALHWLSGAELTRVYRDLAGLLRRGGVFLNGDHIAPAPNEARLARIGKARRNLVERDADLRGSATWDGWWEEIAADPAFTALWQERRRRFGDRHGEEPITLAFHLAALRQAGFVEANVVWQRWDDVVMAALVA; translated from the coding sequence GGAGCGCTTCACGGTCATCGGTGACGTGCTGGAGGAGGTTTGCCCGCCCGATGCCAAAATTCTCGATCTGTGCTGCGGCCCCGGCAGCCTTGGCTCCCGACTTGCCGCCCGGTTTCCGCGCGCGCACGTCACCGGGGTCGATTTCGATCCGGTGCTCCTCGGGCTCGCACGCGAGGTGCACGCCGCCGACCCGCGTCGGGCGTGGATTGAAACCGACCTTCGCCGCGCCGCTTGGTACAAGGAAGGGCAGCTGTCACCCGGATTCGATGCGGTGGTCAGCACGACGGCCCTTCATTGGCTCAGTGGGGCCGAACTCACCCGCGTCTACCGCGACCTTGCTGGTCTGCTCCGACGGGGCGGCGTCTTCCTGAACGGCGACCACATCGCGCCCGCGCCAAATGAGGCGCGCCTCGCCCGCATCGGCAAAGCTCGGCGCAATCTCGTAGAACGCGACGCCGACCTACGCGGGAGTGCCACATGGGATGGCTGGTGGGAGGAGATTGCCGCCGACCCTGCGTTTACCGCATTATGGCAAGAACGCCGTCGCCGCTTTGGCGATCGTCATGGCGAAGAGCCGATTACCTTGGCCTTTCACCTTGCGGCGCTGCGCCAGGCGGGATTCGTCGAAGCCAATGTCGTATGGCAGCGTTGGGACGACGTCGTCATGGCGGCCCTGGTTGCTTGA
- a CDS encoding substrate-binding domain-containing protein, translating into MKRIEVGILAAVAAVSVAACGSNGGANENEDVGSTKERLTGPGADGIYGSDTLAEAINAALAASPSTLAYYGSGSGNGEKCLRGQAVTYSGATYCSGTRDQSIAPMSRNLNGCQAGEVSHRIALDGIGVWSASGQTISDLSLADVRKAFCGTDGSGSAAACTATTWSTLSNGASATNPSATIVKYRRDDASGTTDTFKSILSAAGLACSAFCADVKVVVDTEQGPKLSTDGTGASSIQPPCQASDTATDCIGRLANANSSVLAYAGLGATAKAPAKALSIAGKTPTTANIRALVTTPSSAYAFARFLYLNESTTNVRDLEEEKFFKWAFGQSPYGTSSTKLSFESKLTGAGFIACTDPAVSGHVALDCGASACP; encoded by the coding sequence ATGAAGAGGATTGAAGTCGGTATTCTGGCGGCCGTTGCGGCCGTCTCCGTCGCCGCGTGTGGATCGAATGGCGGAGCCAACGAAAACGAAGACGTCGGGAGCACGAAAGAGCGACTGACCGGCCCCGGTGCCGATGGCATCTACGGATCGGACACGCTCGCCGAAGCCATCAACGCCGCCCTCGCGGCCTCGCCCTCGACCCTCGCGTATTACGGCAGCGGTTCCGGCAACGGAGAGAAATGCCTGCGCGGCCAAGCCGTCACCTACAGCGGCGCCACCTACTGCAGCGGCACCCGCGATCAGTCGATCGCCCCCATGTCGCGCAACCTCAATGGGTGCCAGGCGGGTGAAGTGAGCCACCGCATTGCGCTCGACGGCATCGGTGTCTGGAGCGCCAGCGGCCAGACCATCTCGGATCTCTCGCTCGCGGACGTGCGCAAGGCATTCTGCGGCACCGACGGCAGCGGCAGCGCCGCCGCGTGTACCGCGACCACCTGGAGCACCCTTTCCAATGGCGCGTCGGCGACGAATCCGTCCGCGACCATCGTGAAATACCGCCGCGACGACGCGTCGGGCACGACCGACACCTTCAAGTCGATCCTGTCGGCCGCCGGCCTGGCCTGCAGCGCGTTCTGCGCGGACGTCAAGGTCGTCGTCGACACCGAGCAGGGCCCGAAGCTCTCCACGGACGGCACCGGCGCCTCGTCGATCCAGCCGCCCTGCCAGGCGAGCGACACGGCCACCGACTGCATCGGCCGCCTCGCCAACGCGAACAGCAGCGTTCTCGCTTACGCGGGCCTCGGCGCGACGGCGAAGGCGCCTGCCAAGGCCCTCTCCATTGCGGGCAAGACGCCCACCACGGCGAACATCCGCGCCCTCGTCACGACTCCGTCGAGCGCCTACGCGTTCGCGCGTTTCCTCTACCTCAACGAGAGCACCACCAACGTGCGCGATCTCGAGGAAGAGAAGTTCTTCAAGTGGGCGTTCGGTCAGTCGCCCTACGGCACCTCGTCGACGAAGCTCTCCTTCGAGAGCAAGCTCACGGGAGCCGGCTTCATCGCGTGCACGGATCCCGCGGTCTCGGGCCACGTCGCCCTCGACTGCGGCGCCAGCGCGTGCCCCTGA